A region of Tunicatimonas pelagia DNA encodes the following proteins:
- the ric gene encoding iron-sulfur cluster repair di-iron protein, with protein MESLLQTNVGDIVAKNYRTAQVLTAYGIDFCCRGRVTLEEACQSQQLAPEILVSELEEALQLPNAHQDHLLGLPQLIDTIVDEHHAYLRATVPALKAYLEKLVKRHGQQHPELHEIKTLFFEGSEHLLAHLKKEELILFPYIRAMVESQEKNYPLARPHFGEIDNPIRMMEAEHQTEGERFSKIAQLSNHYTPPEDGCQTYQVTFALLQEFEADLHRHIHLENNILFPQAQRLFADFTFK; from the coding sequence ATGGAATCGCTATTGCAAACCAACGTAGGAGACATCGTTGCCAAAAACTACCGTACTGCTCAGGTGCTCACTGCGTATGGTATCGATTTCTGTTGCCGAGGGAGAGTTACCTTGGAAGAAGCTTGCCAAAGCCAGCAACTGGCTCCTGAAATATTGGTAAGCGAATTAGAAGAAGCCCTGCAATTGCCCAACGCTCATCAGGATCATCTGCTCGGACTGCCCCAGTTGATTGATACTATTGTGGATGAGCACCATGCTTACTTGCGAGCCACAGTACCCGCCCTAAAAGCCTACCTGGAAAAGTTGGTAAAGAGGCATGGACAGCAACACCCCGAGCTACACGAGATAAAGACCCTATTTTTTGAGGGCAGCGAGCATTTATTAGCGCATTTGAAGAAAGAGGAGCTTATTCTGTTCCCTTACATCCGGGCGATGGTGGAGTCACAAGAAAAAAACTACCCACTAGCCCGGCCGCACTTTGGAGAAATTGACAATCCAATCCGGATGATGGAAGCGGAGCATCAAACGGAAGGAGAACGATTCAGCAAGATTGCCCAGTTGAGCAATCATTATACTCCCCCGGAAGATGGTTGTCAGACCTACCAAGTGACGTTCGCACTATTGCAGGAATTTGAGGCTGATCTACACCGACATATTCATCTGGAAAATAATATTCTTTTCCCCCAAGCTCAGCGACTCTTTGCTGATTTCACCTTTAAATGA
- a CDS encoding RrF2 family transcriptional regulator, with product MFSRAGEIALKIMIYLATDQQQGRWIGLREIVQEIDGPEAFTAKVLQRLTRQGLIRSLRGPSGGFQLPNHRAITLHEIIIAIDGEGIFTKCVLGLAECSESCPCPVHDKFKAVRDHLAGVLISTTIDEVKEGLLLGHYYLKV from the coding sequence ATGTTTTCCCGAGCTGGTGAAATAGCGTTAAAAATTATGATCTATCTGGCGACCGATCAACAGCAGGGGCGCTGGATTGGACTCCGCGAGATCGTACAAGAAATTGATGGTCCGGAAGCATTTACTGCTAAGGTATTGCAGCGACTAACTCGCCAAGGGTTGATCCGGTCACTACGAGGCCCTAGCGGCGGATTTCAGCTACCTAACCACCGGGCTATTACCTTGCATGAAATCATCATTGCTATTGATGGTGAAGGAATTTTCACTAAATGCGTATTAGGATTAGCTGAGTGCTCGGAGAGCTGCCCCTGCCCCGTACACGATAAGTTTAAGGCGGTTCGTGATCACCTGGCGGGAGTGCTTATTTCAACCACGATTGATGAAGTGAAAGAGGGCTTATTGCTTGGGCACTACTATTTAAAAGTGTAA
- a CDS encoding Tn3 family transposase — translation MESTHFSKQTLVEQAQFSREDFAQIRSCRRLHNQLGFAYQLAFVKLLNRFPETNPFEQYIDSLLTYVSYQVSISASQINRYQDRLQTVYEHQQRIGDYLNLTRWSEDHTEQLASYLFEQSLRTDQTTALKALARTFLHQQRILEPADYTLTRLTQRERERARHHIYGRIAEMLSDTARQHLDTLLVSGDQYFTPFQFIKQPPGHPSAASVLKLTRKIEVMDQTGALALDLTWLNNNYQRSLTKYAERCSADRLRQLQPAHRYSVLVCFLHQMHRETVDYLVDMLYKIVTRVYNRAQHDVEDHVKKQRKLLRRTLSTFRMLGQTILNDEITDVELRNSLFNQVDREKLHEQVVEVDLYLDGKYSNTFQRVVSRYHYLRQFTPTLLHHIEIEAASPQATATTEALDLLQHLNETGKRKLPEDSPLDFIPKKHRAKALKEGSPDRAAWECLLLTQLRDDIKQGNLSVKGSKRFSKLESFFIASNIWQPARKDFFQRAGLPVHPQAAVEYLTERLNAAYDRFLQTSDDNHYAQVTQGRWQLSVDKVEKLGTKKQEQLDELKKTLSKRLLVIKLPELLIDVNNDLQHLTDFCTPSQSFQTVEDKRILLATIMAHGCNIGPSTMARLTNDITYRQIKQVTDWQLTEEAQRSSLAKIVQAISQLDVTQAWGEGRTSSSDGQRFALPKKVLQQTFSTRFHEFALEFYSFVADNYAPFYSLPIECNDRDAAYVLDGLLYNETDLALEEHYTDTHGYTEINFAAFAMLGKQFAPRIRNIQDQHIYRISKEKDYRQLTPLVSPSDRAIHTDWVAQEWDRMGQFYASLESGHVTASTALKRLVGFSPKNHFYRANRELGRIFKTEYILNYLSDPVLRQRNRRGLLKGEQMHALAREVNYGKRGRLGPRDWDGQRIASNCLTLILASIIYWQAKEINRILIDIKQQDGLTVNNELITHISPIGWENIILYGEYIIDPHRIRA, via the coding sequence ATGGAAAGCACTCACTTTTCCAAGCAAACCCTAGTTGAACAAGCGCAATTCTCCCGGGAGGACTTTGCACAGATTCGTAGTTGCCGTCGCTTGCACAATCAGTTGGGCTTCGCCTACCAATTGGCGTTTGTCAAACTGTTAAATCGTTTTCCGGAAACAAACCCCTTTGAGCAATACATTGATTCGCTGCTTACATATGTCTCATACCAAGTAAGTATCTCAGCTTCTCAGATCAATCGCTACCAAGACCGACTGCAAACGGTCTACGAACATCAGCAGCGGATTGGCGACTATCTCAACCTGACTCGGTGGAGTGAAGATCATACTGAGCAACTAGCTTCTTACCTGTTTGAACAATCCCTCCGAACCGATCAAACCACTGCCCTCAAAGCTTTGGCTCGAACCTTTCTGCACCAACAACGCATCTTGGAACCCGCAGACTATACGCTCACCCGGTTGACTCAGCGAGAACGGGAACGCGCCCGTCATCATATTTACGGCCGTATTGCCGAAATGCTCAGTGATACCGCCCGGCAGCACTTAGATACTCTGTTGGTTTCCGGCGATCAGTACTTCACTCCTTTTCAGTTTATTAAGCAACCACCTGGTCATCCTTCGGCTGCTTCAGTATTGAAGCTTACTCGGAAGATAGAAGTCATGGATCAGACCGGAGCGTTGGCCCTTGATCTTACTTGGCTCAACAATAATTATCAGCGTTCTTTAACCAAGTACGCCGAACGCTGCTCAGCGGACCGATTGCGCCAACTCCAACCGGCGCATCGCTACTCGGTGTTAGTTTGCTTTCTCCATCAGATGCATCGGGAAACCGTCGACTACTTGGTCGACATGCTTTATAAGATTGTTACCCGAGTTTACAATCGCGCACAACACGACGTGGAAGATCACGTGAAAAAGCAACGCAAGCTCCTGCGGCGAACGCTTTCTACCTTTCGTATGCTGGGACAAACAATTCTTAATGATGAGATCACCGATGTTGAATTGAGGAACAGTCTGTTCAATCAGGTAGATAGAGAGAAACTTCATGAACAAGTGGTGGAAGTTGATCTGTATCTGGACGGTAAGTACAGCAACACTTTCCAGCGGGTAGTGAGCCGCTATCACTACCTGCGTCAGTTCACGCCAACACTTTTACATCACATTGAAATAGAGGCAGCCAGTCCCCAGGCTACGGCAACCACCGAAGCACTGGACTTGCTGCAACACTTAAATGAAACCGGAAAACGCAAGCTTCCTGAAGATTCTCCGTTAGACTTCATTCCTAAAAAGCATCGTGCCAAAGCCCTTAAAGAAGGAAGTCCGGATCGTGCCGCTTGGGAATGCCTACTACTTACCCAATTACGCGATGACATCAAACAGGGCAATCTCTCGGTCAAAGGCAGTAAGCGCTTCAGTAAGTTGGAAAGCTTTTTCATTGCATCCAATATCTGGCAACCCGCACGAAAAGACTTCTTCCAACGAGCCGGACTACCCGTTCATCCGCAAGCGGCCGTCGAGTACCTGACCGAGCGACTCAATGCAGCCTATGATCGTTTCTTACAGACGTCCGACGATAATCACTACGCTCAGGTGACGCAGGGGCGGTGGCAACTGTCGGTAGACAAAGTAGAAAAACTTGGCACCAAAAAACAGGAGCAGCTAGACGAACTGAAGAAGACGCTTTCCAAACGGCTGCTGGTAATCAAACTACCGGAATTGCTCATCGATGTGAACAACGACTTGCAGCACCTGACCGACTTCTGTACTCCGAGTCAAAGTTTTCAAACAGTAGAGGATAAGCGTATTCTCCTGGCCACGATCATGGCTCACGGCTGTAATATCGGTCCTTCCACTATGGCCCGGCTCACCAACGACATCACGTACCGGCAGATCAAACAAGTTACCGATTGGCAACTGACCGAAGAAGCCCAGCGTAGTAGTTTAGCTAAGATCGTTCAGGCTATCAGTCAACTGGATGTCACCCAGGCCTGGGGGGAGGGGCGTACTTCCAGTAGCGACGGACAACGCTTTGCTTTGCCAAAAAAGGTACTTCAGCAAACCTTCAGTACTCGTTTTCATGAGTTTGCCCTGGAGTTCTATTCCTTTGTAGCGGATAATTACGCTCCCTTCTACAGCTTGCCTATTGAGTGTAATGATCGAGATGCGGCCTACGTATTGGATGGCTTGTTATACAATGAAACTGATCTGGCGTTGGAGGAACACTACACGGATACACATGGCTATACCGAGATTAATTTCGCTGCTTTTGCCATGCTGGGCAAACAGTTCGCCCCCCGTATCCGCAATATTCAGGATCAACATATCTACCGGATTAGCAAAGAGAAAGACTATCGGCAGCTTACTCCGTTAGTCAGCCCATCCGATCGAGCGATTCATACCGACTGGGTTGCTCAGGAATGGGACCGGATGGGACAGTTCTACGCTTCGCTGGAAAGTGGACATGTAACGGCATCTACAGCGTTGAAACGTTTAGTAGGCTTTTCACCCAAGAACCACTTTTACCGCGCTAACCGAGAACTAGGTCGTATTTTTAAGACGGAGTACATTCTCAACTATCTATCCGATCCGGTGCTTCGGCAACGCAATCGTCGGGGACTACTGAAGGGAGAGCAAATGCACGCGCTGGCACGGGAAGTGAACTACGGCAAACGCGGTAGATTAGGTCCCCGGGACTGGGATGGTCAGCGTATCGCGTCCAACTGCTTGACGCTCATATTGGCTAGTATTATCTACTGGCAGGCCAAAGAGATAAACCGTATTCTGATCGACATTAAACAGCAAGACGGTTTGACAGTAAATAACGAACTAATCACACATATCAGCCCAATTGGATGGGAGAATATTATTCTCTACGGTGAGTACATTATTGATCCGCATCGGATTAGGGCGTAG
- a CDS encoding group III truncated hemoglobin, with protein MQNSKQDISTEKDIELMVDSFYAKVNHDQLLSFVFNDFSKVDWNKHLPKMYRFWNTLILNKQSYKGNPFAAHVPLLVDKTHFDRWVQLFEENMDELFAGDVAEQTKLRARSIAHIFQSKLEHINQEK; from the coding sequence ATGCAAAATAGCAAACAGGACATAAGCACCGAAAAGGATATTGAACTGATGGTGGATTCATTTTATGCCAAAGTGAACCATGATCAGCTACTATCCTTTGTATTCAATGATTTTTCAAAAGTAGATTGGAACAAGCACCTACCCAAGATGTACCGATTTTGGAATACGCTAATTCTTAATAAACAATCGTACAAAGGCAATCCCTTTGCGGCTCACGTGCCTCTGCTGGTAGACAAAACGCATTTTGATCGTTGGGTGCAGCTTTTTGAAGAAAATATGGATGAGCTTTTTGCAGGTGATGTAGCGGAACAAACCAAATTAAGAGCAAGGTCAATCGCTCATATCTTTCAGAGTAAATTAGAACATATAAATCAAGAAAAATGA
- a CDS encoding phosphoribosyltransferase, with protein MAHVLITSPDALIDPRTDRWYDGLEQALKFFQSQNPDNLVIVLSRSNEKLKDVPDTYNPVQLPGKVRGSGKVIDALLKQFPNLSERDIFILGANDADMVTAFNGRVLLLTAAYAPTDSRIHSPGYGIKISSPEKVEEFFRYFLQITDPWYYQIEIDEQATLYTLTNANTFGRGSDVVKLNEAFRECLKEGAEDYHNTFMVYALMSMQSEQTIDIFRGVDAWGVYPSSSTGPNPILEQFKELFRINYGSRFKQPILLRKSDTLPRHRQKKDTRVAIGCDNQLETIIVNPKAKAKVNGKTVCIIDDFTTYGTSCETTRILLTEAGAEKIIFVTMGKYGREYYRYSYQIQGNVFGQFEYARTGDYEEIGNNGIFNQGATTDIRQAIGPLLA; from the coding sequence ATGGCCCATGTATTGATCACGTCTCCAGATGCGCTGATAGATCCTCGCACGGATCGTTGGTACGATGGTCTGGAACAAGCGCTTAAATTCTTTCAAAGCCAGAATCCGGACAACCTTGTGATTGTCTTATCTCGAAGTAACGAGAAACTCAAAGATGTTCCTGATACATATAACCCCGTACAACTTCCTGGTAAGGTAAGAGGATCTGGTAAAGTAATTGATGCTTTACTTAAGCAGTTTCCTAACTTATCAGAACGAGATATTTTCATTTTAGGAGCTAACGATGCTGACATGGTTACTGCATTTAACGGTAGAGTCCTGCTTCTAACTGCTGCCTATGCTCCTACTGATAGTCGCATACATTCTCCGGGTTACGGCATTAAAATTAGCTCGCCGGAAAAAGTGGAGGAGTTTTTCCGGTACTTTCTTCAGATTACGGATCCCTGGTATTATCAAATCGAGATAGACGAACAGGCTACGTTATATACACTTACCAATGCAAATACTTTCGGGAGAGGCAGCGATGTAGTGAAACTTAACGAAGCCTTTCGTGAATGCTTGAAGGAAGGGGCTGAAGACTATCACAATACTTTCATGGTCTATGCATTGATGAGTATGCAGTCGGAACAGACCATTGATATCTTTCGCGGAGTTGATGCTTGGGGAGTATACCCTTCTTCGTCAACTGGCCCCAATCCTATTCTAGAGCAGTTTAAGGAGCTTTTCCGTATCAACTATGGGTCCCGCTTTAAGCAACCTATCTTACTGAGGAAATCAGACACGTTGCCCCGCCATCGGCAAAAGAAGGATACTCGGGTGGCAATTGGCTGCGACAACCAATTAGAAACGATCATCGTCAATCCGAAAGCAAAAGCTAAAGTAAATGGAAAAACGGTATGCATCATTGATGACTTTACCACATATGGAACCAGTTGTGAGACCACTCGTATTCTACTAACGGAAGCAGGAGCGGAAAAAATCATATTTGTTACCATGGGAAAATACGGGAGGGAATACTATCGATACTCTTATCAGATTCAAGGGAATGTATTCGGTCAGTTTGAGTATGCCCGAACTGGTGATTATGAAGAAATTGGAAATAATGGTATCTTTAATCAAGGTGCTACTACCGATATCCGTCAAGCTATTGGCCCCCTACTCGCATGA
- a CDS encoding helix-turn-helix domain-containing protein: protein MEKEQFKRVFATNLRKFRKVQKLTQTVLAAKADTDERYIQALEAGTNAPSLYVAWKLAVALGVPVDTLCSEDGTPLEG, encoded by the coding sequence GTGGAAAAAGAACAGTTCAAACGGGTATTTGCTACTAACCTTCGAAAATTTCGAAAAGTACAGAAGCTAACGCAAACGGTTCTAGCTGCTAAAGCGGATACCGACGAGCGATATATCCAGGCTTTAGAAGCCGGAACAAATGCTCCCAGTTTATACGTAGCCTGGAAGCTAGCTGTGGCTTTAGGGGTACCAGTAGATACCCTATGCTCGGAAGATGGGACCCCGTTAGAAGGCTAG
- a CDS encoding DNA-processing protein DprA: MIDYSFTSKEGLLFLCYLTNYNINAIYQAVNDHSPSTLTDFYQAFLQQSPSSRNGKSQQSSDHHKRASDIDKALQQTTIALAKLRYHRVNIISYMDEDHYPNQLKGIKQPPPLLFVKGNYKSNQRMAAIVGTRQASKFADKMTRKIVDVVQESGLGILSGLALGIDTIAHRAALDKDVYTIAILPNSLDTVYPKSNFPLAVEILEKGGALISELPPEINRGKKSFVERNRLQTALSELVIPVELGAKSGTMHTVNFAKKQGKHVIVVQPFEQNQYLPQYEGIQTLIAKQESSPYENFHTVTNSAGLSVKLKGLFTSTEQMTLFS; this comes from the coding sequence ATGATTGATTACTCATTTACGTCCAAAGAAGGGTTGTTGTTCCTATGTTATTTGACCAATTATAACATCAATGCCATCTACCAGGCAGTGAATGATCATTCCCCTAGTACCCTCACCGATTTTTACCAAGCATTCTTACAACAAAGTCCCTCCTCGAGAAATGGAAAAAGTCAACAATCGTCTGACCATCATAAAAGAGCAAGCGACATTGATAAAGCATTACAACAAACCACTATTGCGCTGGCCAAACTACGGTATCACCGAGTAAATATCATTTCGTATATGGACGAAGATCATTACCCCAACCAGTTGAAGGGTATTAAACAACCACCACCCTTACTTTTTGTGAAAGGAAACTACAAGTCTAACCAAAGAATGGCGGCCATTGTCGGTACTCGCCAGGCCTCTAAGTTTGCTGATAAAATGACGCGTAAGATTGTGGATGTTGTTCAGGAGAGCGGTCTAGGTATCTTAAGCGGATTGGCGCTGGGAATTGATACAATAGCCCACCGGGCGGCCTTAGATAAGGATGTATACACCATAGCTATTCTGCCCAACTCACTTGATACAGTGTATCCGAAGTCAAACTTTCCCTTGGCAGTAGAAATTCTTGAGAAAGGAGGAGCCTTGATTAGCGAGCTGCCACCAGAAATTAATCGAGGAAAGAAAAGCTTCGTAGAACGCAATCGGCTTCAGACAGCTTTATCGGAGCTGGTTATACCTGTCGAGCTCGGAGCTAAGTCCGGTACTATGCATACCGTCAATTTTGCCAAGAAACAGGGTAAGCACGTCATTGTCGTTCAGCCCTTCGAACAAAATCAGTATTTACCACAGTACGAAGGAATTCAGACACTTATCGCCAAACAAGAATCCTCCCCTTACGAAAACTTTCATACGGTGACAAACTCCGCAGGATTAAGCGTTAAATTAAAAGGTCTCTTTACTTCAACTGAACAAATGACATTGTTCAGCTAG
- a CDS encoding cupin, which yields MKTANLYQDIRYDESKPIASVLFETDFTKEIRIAMQHGTVMKEHKTSFPIVVEVLEGSIDFGMQQQTKHLVKGDLIALEGNVPHDLQATENSIIRLTLTKYDNAKRVKQVTES from the coding sequence ATGAAAACAGCTAACCTGTATCAAGACATCCGATACGACGAAAGCAAACCTATTGCTTCTGTCTTGTTTGAAACCGATTTTACCAAGGAAATCCGAATTGCTATGCAACACGGAACTGTAATGAAAGAACATAAAACTTCTTTTCCCATAGTGGTAGAAGTGCTGGAAGGTAGTATTGATTTTGGCATGCAGCAACAGACCAAACACTTAGTAAAAGGAGACCTAATTGCGTTGGAAGGCAACGTACCCCACGATTTACAAGCCACTGAAAACAGTATTATTCGGCTTACTTTGACCAAGTACGACAATGCTAAACGGGTAAAGCAAGTTACTGAGAGCTAA
- a CDS encoding transposase, translating to MLIDVNNDLQHLTDFCTPSQSFQTVEDKRILLATIMAHGCNIGPSTMARLTNDITYRQIKQVTDWQLTEEAQRSSLAKIVQAISQLDVTQAWGEGRTSSSDGQRFALPKKVLQQTFSTRFHEFALEFYSFVADNYAPFYSLPIECNDRDAAYVLDGLLYNETDLALEEHYTDTHGYTEINFAAFAMLGKQFAPRIRNIQDQHIYRISKEKDYRQLTPLVSPSDRAIHTDWVAQEWDRMGQFYASLESGHVTASTALKRLVGFSPKNHFYRANRELGRIFKTEYILNYLSDPVLRQRNRRGLLKGEQMHALAREVNYGKRGRLGPRDWDGQRIASNCLTLILASIIYWQAKEINRILIDIKQQDGLTVNNELITHISPIGWENIILYGEYIIDPHRIRA from the coding sequence TTGCTCATCGATGTGAACAACGACTTGCAGCACCTGACCGACTTCTGTACTCCGAGTCAAAGTTTTCAAACAGTAGAGGATAAGCGTATTCTCCTGGCCACGATCATGGCTCACGGCTGTAATATCGGTCCTTCCACTATGGCCCGGCTCACCAACGACATCACGTACCGGCAGATCAAACAAGTTACCGATTGGCAACTGACCGAAGAAGCCCAGCGTAGTAGTTTAGCTAAGATCGTTCAGGCTATCAGTCAACTGGATGTCACCCAGGCCTGGGGGGAGGGGCGTACTTCCAGTAGCGACGGACAACGCTTTGCTTTGCCAAAAAAGGTACTTCAGCAAACCTTCAGTACTCGTTTTCATGAGTTTGCCCTGGAGTTCTATTCCTTTGTAGCGGATAATTACGCTCCCTTCTACAGCTTGCCTATTGAGTGTAATGATCGAGATGCGGCCTACGTATTGGATGGCTTGTTATACAATGAAACTGATCTGGCGTTGGAGGAACACTACACGGATACACATGGCTATACCGAGATTAATTTCGCTGCTTTTGCCATGCTGGGCAAACAGTTCGCCCCCCGTATCCGCAATATTCAGGATCAACATATCTACCGGATTAGCAAAGAGAAAGACTATCGGCAGCTTACTCCGTTAGTCAGCCCATCCGATCGAGCGATTCATACCGACTGGGTTGCTCAGGAATGGGACCGGATGGGACAGTTCTACGCTTCGCTGGAAAGTGGACATGTAACGGCATCTACAGCGTTGAAACGTTTAGTAGGCTTTTCACCCAAGAACCACTTTTACCGCGCTAACCGAGAACTAGGTCGTATTTTTAAGACGGAGTACATTCTCAACTATCTATCCGATCCGGTGCTTCGGCAACGCAATCGTCGGGGACTACTGAAGGGAGAGCAAATGCACGCGCTGGCACGGGAAGTGAACTACGGCAAACGCGGTAGATTAGGTCCCCGGGACTGGGATGGTCAGCGTATCGCGTCCAACTGCTTGACGCTCATATTGGCTAGTATTATCTACTGGCAGGCCAAAGAGATAAACCGTATTCTGATCGACATTAAACAGCAAGACGGTTTGACAGTAAATAACGAACTAATCACACATATCAGCCCAATTGGATGGGAGAATATTATTCTCTACGGTGAGTACATTATTGATCCGCATCGGATTAGGGCGTAG
- a CDS encoding class I SAM-dependent methyltransferase, with protein sequence MGNKTIDTKQGHWILAKMGKKVLRPGGKELTQKLVQNLKINPEDDIVEFAPGLGFTASIALESNPKTYTGIELNEEAASILRKTIKGKNRKIIIGNAANSTLSDSTYNKVYGEAMLTMQADHRKSEIIKEAYRILKTEGLYGVHELGLQPDDISEEKKAEIQRALAQVIKVNARPLTVTEWRNLLEKEGFNVIKTETSPMHLLEPQRMIDDEGFFRTVKIAFNILTHPQERKRILAMRKVFSKYQNHLNAISIVVEKK encoded by the coding sequence ATGGGAAACAAAACAATTGATACCAAACAGGGACATTGGATACTGGCTAAGATGGGCAAAAAGGTACTGCGTCCCGGAGGAAAAGAACTTACCCAAAAACTCGTTCAGAACCTGAAAATAAATCCAGAAGACGACATTGTAGAGTTTGCCCCAGGGCTGGGATTTACGGCTTCCATTGCCCTAGAGTCCAACCCTAAAACCTATACGGGTATTGAACTCAATGAAGAAGCCGCCAGTATTCTTCGCAAGACCATAAAGGGGAAAAACCGAAAGATAATCATAGGCAATGCGGCAAATTCTACCTTGAGCGACAGTACGTACAACAAAGTATATGGCGAGGCGATGCTCACCATGCAAGCTGACCATAGGAAATCGGAGATTATTAAAGAAGCCTATCGAATTCTTAAAACAGAAGGTTTGTACGGTGTACACGAACTAGGACTACAGCCTGATGATATTTCGGAAGAAAAGAAAGCGGAAATACAGCGAGCATTGGCCCAAGTAATTAAAGTAAATGCTAGACCGTTGACTGTAACCGAATGGCGTAATCTTCTGGAAAAAGAAGGCTTCAACGTTATCAAAACCGAAACCAGTCCCATGCACCTGCTTGAACCCCAAAGGATGATTGATGATGAAGGTTTTTTCAGAACAGTAAAAATAGCATTCAATATTCTTACCCATCCTCAGGAAAGGAAACGCATTTTAGCGATGCGGAAAGTATTCAGCAAGTACCAAAACCATTTAAATGCGATAAGTATAGTTGTTGAAAAGAAATGA